The Rana temporaria chromosome 13, aRanTem1.1, whole genome shotgun sequence genome has a window encoding:
- the EIF3F gene encoding eukaryotic translation initiation factor 3 subunit F, translated as MAATQGTSSGAPVVLNGPVVKVHPVVLASIVDSYERRNEGAIRVIGTLLGTADKHSVEITNCFSVPHNESEDEVAVDMEFAKNMYELHKKVTSTEQIMGWYATGNDITEHSVLIHEYYSREATNPIHMTVDTSMQGGRMNIKAYISTPMGIPGKTMGVMFTPLTVQNVYYDTERIGVDLITKTCFNPNRSIGLTTDLEQVGCAGNRLLDSLATVLQYAEDVLSGKITADNTVGRFLMDLVNQVPKIGPEDFENMLNSNINDLLMVTYLANLTQSQIALNEKLLNL; from the exons ATGGCGGCTACCCAGGGGACGAGTTCCGGGGCTCCGGTGGTTCTGAACGGCCCGGTGGTGAAGGTTCATCCGGTGGTCTTGGCCTCCATAGTGGACAGTTATGAGCGGAGGAACGAGGGGGCGATACGGGTGATCGGGACTCTGCTGG GAACGGCCGATAAACATTCCGTGGAAATCACCAACTGCTTCTCCGTCCCCCATAATGAGTCCGAGGATGAG GTTGCGGTGGACATGGAATTCGCCAAAAATATGTACGAGCTTCACAAGAAAGTCACTTCCACCGAGCAGATCATGGGCTG GTACGCCACAGGAAATGACATCACAGAACATTCCGTCCTCATCCACGAGTATTACAGCCGGGAGGCCACCAACCCCATCCACATGACTGTGGACACGAGCATGCAGGGGGGCCGCATGAACATCAAGGCCTACATCAG CACACCGATGGGAATTCCCGGGAAAACGATGGGGGTGATGTTCACCCCGCTGACCGTACAGAACGTCTACTATGACACGGAGAGGATCGGAG TCGATCTGATCACCAAAACCTGCTTCAACCCCAACCGATCCATCGGCCTGACCACCGACCTCGAGCAAGTGGGGTGCGCAGGCAACCGCCTCCTGGATTctctggccaccgtgctgcagtatGCGGAAGACGTGCtg TCGGGTAAAATCACAGCGGACAACACGGTGGGAAGGTTCCTGATGGATCTGGTGAACCAAGTTCCCAAGATCGGCCCGGAGGACTTTGAGAACATGCTCAACAGCAACATTAAT GATCTGCTCATGGTCACTTACCTGGCCAACCTCACCCAATCTCAGATCGCCCTCAATGAGAAGCTCCTCAACCTGTGA